The Gopherus flavomarginatus isolate rGopFla2 chromosome 18, rGopFla2.mat.asm, whole genome shotgun sequence genome segment CTGTTGTCTGCATGTGAACAGGCTTCCTCCTAGGGGGACGGAgggcagtgggagcaggatgCCACTACGCTGGCAAACTCAGCTTCTTCCCCTTTAGAACTGTGGGAAGAAGGAGTTCAGCGTTTCTTACACCTCTGGCCTCAAGGCACTTTACACCTTCCCCCACCACAGAGAGGCAGCCCCTTCTAGGGTAGGATATGATAGCTGGTCCCAAAGGACTTGCTGACCCAGAGGGGAAACGCAGCCACCTGTGGGTGAGGCGCAACAGCTGCTTGTACAAGGAGCCCTTTctcagcactgagatgcagccacctctggggtgggggcatggcAGCTATTTAGCAGCACACAGCCACGCTAGAAAAGTATGACGAGCGAGAACAGAGACCAGATGCCAAGCCCTGAATTTTAGGCACTCATACAAGGGCCTGATTCGCAGAGGGGCTGAACACACTCGGCTCCCATCGACCCTGGAGCACCTGATCCCTCTGACAAAATCCAGCCTCTTCCCCAAAGTGGAATTTGATTCCTAACTTTAGACAGCAGCATTTGACAGAGTTGGCTGGCATGGTGGGCTGGCATAGCAGAGGCGACAAGGCCATGGGATAAAATTGCCACTGTACAGGGATTTGCCAATCTGACTCCCCCCGTAAAGTCCCACAGAGCCTTTAATGACCGCACCAGGACTGTGTTGCACAGATCCCCGCTGAATTACCAGTGTTAGCCCCAGAAGCACAGGTCATTcggccccagctccccacacaggccCACCCTGGGAGGTGGGTGAACGCGGCTCAGTTTCCAGAAGTGCTAACTAGGCTATAATGAGGGGATGCAACTTGTTTTCTCCCCAGACCACAAAGCAGATCAGTGACACAGCCAAAACAGAATCCAGAAGTCCTCACTTCCAgctacaccgcccccccccccgtaacCACTAGACTTCCCTCCCCTCCAAGTGGAAGGACAGAACCCagcagttctggctcccagcccaccctgctcaAACCCAtgagaccccactgccctcccagagccggggatagacccaggagtcctggctccgagccctccccccgctctaaccactagacaccactcctttcccagagctggggagagaccagaggagtcctgctcccagccccccagctctgactGCTAGATCCCTGTCCCTAATCTCCGCACGCACCTTTTGTGATGTAGAGGTAGAAGAAGTCGCAGTAGAGGATGGTCTGCACCAGCCCAGCCACAATGGCGATCAGGTCAAAAAAGCCCTCCTGCTGGTAGCGCCAGATCCAGTTGAAGAGGTAGAGGGTGCGGTAGATGCCCAGGGCGAAGAGATAGTGGCTGGTGATGGTCTCCGCCTCGCCCGTCTTGCTCACCATGAACAGCTGCGGCAGGATGGCCACCGACTCCAGGTAGatggagaaggtccagaggatCTTTAGGACCCACGCAGTGACGGGGAGAGAACCGGTTAGAACTCGTGTCGGAGTCCATGGGATCCCCCCGCGCCAGGCTCTAGGCTGGGAgacgccctccctccctccctgcccgccCCCAGAGTAACTAAACCCTGCCCAAACAGCCTGGCAGTGCCCCCGCCGGGGGCGTGGGGCCGCCGTTACCTCCAGCGGGGTGAAGTCGTGGTTCACCAGGAAGGCCAGCACAGCCGTGGGCACCACAAGAAACTCCACCCGGAAGGTGTCGTGGTTCCCGTCGTACGTGGCCTTGAACTTGCTGTAGATCAGCCACACCGTGGCATAGGAGCAGGCGATGTACACGACCTGGAGACaagaggcagagctgggtgggagcCACAATCTGTCCCCGCGGGTTATCCCAGGCGGTGGGGGAGCAGCCACGGAGAGGAGCCCACAacaggcactgcacaaacccagCACAACGAGGTAGCCCCCACCCCAGGTGAAATGACAGGTGCAGACAGGGACCCTTCACCCAGCGCTGAGATGTGGCCCttctgggatggggggtgggcgCTGGTTATATGGGGTCGCTTCGCCTGGCACTGGGACTAGGCTGGGGCGTGGAGACTGCCTATATGGGGACCTTAGCCCGGGACTGGGACGCGGcccctctgggctggggcatggggatgGGCTATACGGGTACCCTTCGCTGATACACGGACCCTCTAGGGTGGGTGTgagggctggttatacagggacccttTGCTTGGTGCTCAGATACAGCCCCCCTTGGATGGGGCGCAGgagctggttatacagggacccttTGCCTGGCACTCAGATACAGCCCCCCTTGGATGGGGCGCGgaggctggttatacagggacccttTGCCTGGCGCTCAGATACAGCCCCCCatggatggggtgcaggggctggttatacagggacccttTGCCTGGCGCTCAGATACAGCCCCCCCATGGATGGGGCGCGGGGGCTGATTATACAGGGACCCTTGGCCGGGCGCTCAGATACAGCCCCCCTTGGATGGGGCGCGgaggctggttatacagggacccttTGCCTGGCGCTCAGATACAGCCCCCCatggatggggtgcaggggctggttatacagggacccttTGCCTGGCGCTCAGATACAGCCCCCCCATGGATGGGGCGCGGGGGCTGATTATACAGGGACCCTTGGCCGGGCGCTCAGATACAGCCCCCCTTGGATGGGGCGCGgaggctggttatacagggacccttTGCCTGGCGCTCAGATACAGCCCCCCATGGATGGGGCGCGgaggctggttatacagggacccttGGCCTGGCGCTCAGATACAGCCCCCCTTGGATGGGGCGCGgaggctggttatacagggacccttGGCCTGGCGCTCAGATACAGCCCCCCATGgatggggcacaggggctggttatacagggacccttGGCCTGGCGCTCAGATACAGCCCCCCATGgatggggcacaggggctggttatacagggacccttGGCCTGGTGCTCAGATACAGCCCCCCATGgatggggcacaggggctggttatacaggCATCCCTCACTGAGACCTAGCCCCTCTATGGTGGGGTGCCAGGGCTGCTTTTATGGGGATCCCTCACTCGACGCGGAGACAAAGAACCAAGCATCCAACTGAAACTCAGGGGAAGGCGGGAGGGAGCCGatgagcagggccgcccagagaatccagggggcctggggtcttcggcagcgggtcccggagtggaaggaccccccgcagcGGGTcattggggcacttcggcagcgggtcccagggcagaaggaccgccccgccgcaggtcttcacggcacttcggcagcgggtcccggagcagaaggaccccccgccgtgggtctgcatggcacttcggcagcgggtcccagagcggaaggaccccccgccgcaggtcttcacggcacttcggcagcgggtcccggagcagaaggaccccccgccgtgggtctgcatggcacttcggcagcgggtcccggagcagaaggaccccccgccgtgggtctgcagggcacttcggcagcgggtcccagagcggaaggaccccccgccgcgggtcttcagggcacttcggcagcgggtcccggagcagaaggacacCCCGCCGTGGGTCTgcagggcactttggcagcgggtcccagagcggaaggaccccccgccgtgggtctgcagggcacttcggcagcgggtcccggagcggaaggaccccccgccgcgggtcttcagggcacttcggcagcgggtcccggagcagaaggacccccgccgcgggtcttcagggcacttcggcagcggatcccggagcagaaggaccccccaccgcgggtctgcagggcacttcggcagcgggtcccggagcagaaggaccccccgccatgggtctttagggcacttcggcagcgggtcccggagcagaaggacccctcgcCGCGGGTCtgcagggcacttcggcagcgggtcccggagcagaaggaccccccgccgcgggtcttcagggcacttcggcagcaggtcccggagcagaaggaccaccgccgcgggtcttcagggcacttcggcagcaggtcccggagcagaaggacccctgccgcgggtcttcagggcacttcggcagcggatcccggagcagaaggacccatCACCGCGGGTCtgcagggcacttcggcagcgggtcccggagcagaaggaccccccgccacgggttttcagggcacttcggcagcaggtcccggagcagaaggaccccccgccactggtctgcagggcacttcggcagcgggtcccggagcagaaggacccctcgccgcgggtcttcagggcacttcggcagcgggtcccggagc includes the following:
- the KDELR1 gene encoding ER lumen protein-retaining receptor 1 isoform X2, translated to MNIFRFLGDISHLLAIIILLMKIWKTRSCAGISGKSQILFAVVFTTRYLDLVTNFISFYNTSMKVVYIACSYATVWLIYSKFKATYDGNHDTFRVEFLVVPTAVLAFLVNHDFTPLEILWTFSIYLESVAILPQLFMVSKTGEAETITSHYLFALGIYRTLYLFNWIWRYQQEGFFDLIAIVAGLVQTILYCDFFYLYITKVLKGKKLSLPA
- the KDELR1 gene encoding ER lumen protein-retaining receptor 1 isoform X1, with the protein product MNIFRFLGDISHLLAIIILLMKIWKTRSCAGISGKSQILFAVVFTTRYLDLVTNFISFYNTSMKVVYIACSYATVWLIYSKFKATYDGNHDTFRVEFLVVPTAVLAFLVNHDFTPLEILWTFSIYLESVAILPQLFMVSKTGEAETITSHYLFALGIYRTLYLFNWIWRYQQEGFFDLIAIVAGLVQTILYCDFFYLYITKDPVTSERMRPLTFEPCTHGW